The proteins below come from a single Alnus glutinosa chromosome 9, dhAlnGlut1.1, whole genome shotgun sequence genomic window:
- the LOC133877322 gene encoding 4-hydroxy-3-methylbut-2-en-1-yl diphosphate synthase (ferredoxin), chloroplastic: protein MATGAVPASFTGLKSRDPSLGFTRSMDFVRISDMQKVKAGRRKVSVIRNSNPGTDTAELQTASERSPLLVPRQKYCGSLHKTVRRNTRTVMVGNVALGSEHPIRIQTMTTTDTKDVAATVEQVMRIADKGADIVRITVQGKKEADACFEIKNSLVQKNYNIPLVADIHFAPSVALRVAECFDKIRVNPGNFADRRAQFEKLEYTEEDYQKELEHIEQIFTPLVEKCKKYGRAMRIGTNHGSLSDRIMSYYGDSPRGMVESAFEFARICRKLDYHNFVFSMKASNPVVMVQAYRLLVAEMYVQGWDYPLHLGVTEAGEGEDGRMKSAIGIGTLLQDGLGDTIRVSLTEPPEEEIDPCRRLAYLGMRAAELQQGVAPFEEKNRHYFDFQRRSGQLPMQKEGEEVDYRGVLHRDGSVLMSVSLDQLKMPELLYKSLATKLVVGMPFKDLATVDSILLRELPPVDDDDARLALKRLIDISMGVITPLSEQLTKPLPNAMVLVNLNELSTGAYKLLQEGTRLVVSVRGDEPYEELEILKDVDATMLLHELPLTEDKISRVHAARRLFEYQAENSLNFPVIHHIQFPNGIHRDDLVIRAGTYAGALLVDGLGDGVLLEAPDKDFDFLRNTSFNLLQGCRMRNTKTEYVSCPSCGRTLFDLQEISAQIREKTLHLPGVSIAIMGCIVNGPGEMADADFGYVGGTPGKIDLYVGKTVVKRGIAMEHATDALIQLIKDHGRWVDPPAEE, encoded by the exons ATGGCTACCGGGGCTGTACCGGCTTCCTTTACGGGTCTGAAGAGCAGGGACCCAAGCTTGGGGTTCACGAGAAGTATGGATTTTGTGAGAATTTCTGATATGCAAAAGGTTAAGGCTGGTAGAAGAAAGGTCTCGGTCATACGGAATTCAAATCCCGGCACCGATACAGCTGAACTTCAGACTGCATCGGAGCGGAGCCCTCTATTAG TTCCTAGGCAAAAATATTGTGGATCGTTACACAAAACTGTCAGGAGGAATACACGGACTGTGATGGTCGGAAATGTGGCTCTTGGTAGTGAGCATCCCATAAGGATTCAAACAATGACCACAACTGACACCAAGGATGTTGCTGCAACAGTTGAACAG GTAATGAGAATTGCAGACAAAGGAGCAGATATCGTTCGAATAACCGTCCAAGGGAAGAAAGAAGCAGATGCATGTTTTGAAATCAAGAACTCTCTTGTGCAAAAAAA TTACAATATACCTCTGGTGGCAGATATTCATTTTGCTCCCTCTGTTGCACTGCGTGTTGCAGAATGCTTTGACAAGATTCGTGTCAACCCTGGAAATTTCG CTGATAGGCGGGCTCAGTTTGAGAAGCTAGAGTACACAGAAGAGGACTATCAGAAAGAACTAGAGCATATTGAGCAG ATTTTTACTCCGTTGGTGGAAAAATGTAAGAAGTATGGAAGAGCAATGCGTATTGGGACCAACCATGGAAGTCTTTCAGATCGCATAATGAGTTACTATGGGGATTCTCCAAGGGGAATG GTTGAATCTGCATTTGAGTTTGCAAGGATATGCAGGAAGTTGGACTACCATAATTTTGTCTTCTCAATGAAAGCAAGCAACCCAGTTGTCATGGTCCAGGCATACCGTCTGCTTGTAGCTGAAATGTATGTTCAGGGCTGGGATTATCCATTACACTTGGGAGTCACTGAAGCTGGAGAAGGTGAGGATGGTCGGATGAAATCTGCAATTGGCATTGGGACCCTTCTTCAG GATGGTCTAGGTGATACTATCAGAGTTTCTCTTACAGAACCGCCAGAGGAGGAGATAGATCCCTGCAGAAGATTGGCCTATCTTGGTATGAGAGCAGCTGAACTTCAGCAAGGGGTG GCTCCAtttgaagaaaagaacagaCATTATTTTGATTTTCAGCGCCGATCTGGTCAATTGCCAATGCAAAAAGAG GGTGAGGAGGTGGATTATAGAGGTGTCCTGCACCGTGATGGTTCTGTTCTCATGTCAGTTTCCCTGGATCAGTTGAAG aTGCCAGAGCTCCTTTACAAGTCACTTGCAACAAAACTTGTTGTTGGCATGCCATTTAAG GATCTGGCAACAGTGGACTCAATCTTATTGAGAGAACTTCCACcagtagatgatgatgatgct CGGCTAGCTCTCAAAAGGCTGATAGATATAAGCATGGGGGTTATAACTCCCTTGTCAGAGCAGCTAACAAAGCCATTGCCCAATGCCATGGTTTTGGTAAACCTGAATGAATTATCAACCGGTGCTTACAAGCTTTTGCAAGAAG GCACACGTTTGGTTGTGTCTGTACGTGGCGATGAGCCCTACGAAGAGCTAGAAATCCTCAAAGACGTTGATGCTACCATGCTTCTTCATGAACTACCCTTGACTGAAGATAAAATCAGCAGAGTGCATGCAGCAAGGAG GCTATTTGAGTACCAAGCAGAGAATTCTCTGAACTTCCCTGTAATTCACCATATTCAGTTTCCCAATGGGATTCACAG GGATGACTTGGTCATTAGGGCTGGTACCTATGCTGGAGCCCTTCTTGTTGATGGACTTGGAGATGGTGTCCTATTAGAAGCCCCAGATAAGGATTTTGATTTCCTCCGGAATACATCTTTCAATTTGCTACAAGGTTGCAGAATGCGGAATACAAAGACG GAGTACGTCTCATGCCCATCCTGTGGCAGAACTTTGTTTGACCTTCAAGAAATAAGTGCACAAATACGAGAAAAGACATTACACTTGCCTGGTGTTTCA
- the LOC133877809 gene encoding uncharacterized protein LOC133877809, whose protein sequence is MGTDGKPVADQGHDVSSCETTVVFPVHKVEDSMGITEETPQGHHWKRQNLFLEIPSRTSGESSQGFVGIKMPPTPTPTPKKVNFLLTPGSTDERITGSPGPPSTRGRSSIRSLLPKLSFMYRTSSDIEKASNLATEGSSTGMQEKPSIARSYSLTKIFTPRVKRTSSLPVTPIAHSNLESAHSGSVGGPPNSSLQRKGAQLHISRSLSVPIPNKERSIRRMDSFFRVIPSTPRVKDGDTVSNSSPTMDAGINDDDGEDIAEEEAVCRICLVELCEGGETLKMECSCKGELALAHQECAVKWFSIKGNKTCDVCKQDVKNLPVTLLRIQSIRTRNTGANGALVDVNGYRVWQEVPVLVIISMLAYFCFLEQLLVGKMGTGAIAISLPFSCVLGLLSSMTSSTMVKRRFVWVYASIQFALVVLFAHIFYSLVCLPAVLSILLATFAGIGVAMSGSSILVELLRWRRRRRAQLELHPGSQATSRPSQFPRSVNPPWVSPSERRHQTEVGNPETYGGV, encoded by the exons ATGGGAACTGATGGCAAGCCTGTGGCTGATCAGGGACATGATGTGAGTTCATGCGAAACAACAGTTGTATTCCCAGTTCACAAG GTTGAAGACTCAATGGGAATAACTGAAGAAACCCCCCAAGGTCATCACTGGAAACGGCAAAATCTCTTCCTAGAGATACCCTCCAGAACATCAGGAGAGTCCTCTCAGGGCTTTGTTGGAATAAAGATGCCCCCAACACCAACTCCCACTCCCAAGAAAGTAAATTTTCTCCTGACACCTGGTTCTACTGATGAGAGAATTACAGGTTCTCCTGGGCCGCCCTCAACTAGAGGCAGGTCATCCATAAGAAGCCTTTTACCAAAATTAAGCTTCATGTATCGAACTTCCTcagatattgagaaggcttcCAACCTAGCTACTGAAGGTTCGTCTACAGGGATGCAAGAAAAGCCTTCAATCGCAAGGTCATATTCACTTACAAAGATATTCACTCCTAGGGTGAAGAGAACATCATCGCTACCTGTAACTCCAATAGCACATTCAAACCTGGAATCTGCACATTCTGGAAGCGTAGGTGGACCCCCAAATTCAAGT TTGCAGAGAAAAGGAGCTCAGTTGCACATATCTCGCTCTCTTTCAGTCCCTATTCCCAACAAAGAAAGAAGCATAAGGAGGATGGATTCCTTTTTTCGTGTAATTCCTTCTACACCTCGAGTGAAGGATGGAGACACTGTGTCAAATAGTTCTCCCACCATGGATGCTG GTATCAATGATGACGACGGTGAAGACATAGCTGAAGAAGAGGCTGTTTGTAGAATTTGTCTGGTTGAACTGTGTGAAGGTGGTGAGACTCTCAAGATGGAGTGCAGCTGCAAAGGTGAACTGGCTCTAGCCCACCAAGAATGTGCAGTAAAATGGTTCAGCATCAAGGGAAACAAGACCTGTGATGTGTGCAAGCAAGACGTTAAGAATTTACCAGTCACTCTGTTGCGCATTCAAAGTATTCGAACTCGAAATACTGGAGCAAATGGAGCACTGGTAGATGTTAATGGATACAG GGTTTGGCAGGAGGTTCCAGTGCTCGTCATTATCAGCATGCTAGCCTACTTTTGTTTCCTTGAGCAGCTCCTG GTTGGGAAGATGGGCACTGGTGCAATTGCTAtctctcttccattttcttgtGTACTGGGTCTACTTTCATCAATGACCTCGTCAACCATGG TGAAGAGAAGATTTGTCTGGGTTTATGCATCGATTCAGTTTGCTCTGGTGGTCCTCTTTGCACATATATTTTACTCCTTG GTTTGCTTGCCAGCAGTTCTGTCAATTCTGCTGGCAACATTTGCTGGGATTGGCGTCGCAATGAGTGGGAGTTCTATTCTTGTCGAACTTTTGAGATGGAGAAGAAGACGGCGGGCTCAGTTAGAGCTCCATCCTGGTTCACAAGCGACCAGTCGACCAAGCCAATTTCCTAGGTCAGTAAATCCACCATGGGTAAGCCCTTCTGAACGCCGCCACCAAACTGAAGTGGGAAATCCTGAAACTTATGGAGGGGTCTGA